In the uncultured Campylobacter sp. genome, one interval contains:
- a CDS encoding histidine kinase, which yields MTDYKKAGLRAFNKGEFDAAASYFSLAYEKKPDEKLLFLITLCSLAKTRRDEAMTLFEIFKLKDKLGMSPADLDEILGALEAKIDEDEDHEEQNAISYADFMDAVRRGGFKSVFEDIMFSTRVMIDNRDDFLEFLQNLIKNGFIEMGLSYIETAAVMFAGDERLSALAREINERAQNENLR from the coding sequence TTGACTGATTACAAAAAAGCGGGGCTAAGAGCGTTTAACAAGGGCGAATTTGACGCCGCTGCGAGCTATTTTTCGCTCGCTTACGAAAAAAAGCCGGACGAAAAGCTACTCTTTCTCATCACGCTTTGCTCGCTTGCTAAAACCCGCCGCGACGAGGCGATGACGCTTTTTGAGATATTTAAGCTAAAAGATAAATTAGGCATGAGTCCTGCGGATTTGGACGAAATTTTGGGCGCGCTTGAGGCCAAAATCGACGAAGACGAGGATCACGAGGAGCAAAACGCCATCAGCTATGCCGATTTTATGGATGCGGTCAGGCGCGGCGGGTTTAAAAGCGTCTTTGAGGACATCATGTTTTCCACGCGCGTGATGATCGACAACCGCGACGATTTTCTAGAGTTTTTGCAAAATCTTATCAAAAACGGCTTTATAGAAATGGGGCTAAGCTACATCGAGACCGCGGCCGTGATGTTTGCCGGCGACGAACGGCTAAGCGCGCTGGCTCGCGAAATCAACGAAAGGGCGCAGAATGAA
- a CDS encoding NifU family protein has protein sequence MIPFTDEELLKPVKASLQKVMPMLENDGGGMELLGIKNGKIYVRLTGHCHGCAASTTTLKYGIERQLRTDIHPELSVVNIPIGEEVKFD, from the coding sequence ATGATTCCATTTACCGACGAAGAGCTTTTAAAGCCCGTAAAAGCGAGCTTGCAAAAGGTTATGCCGATGCTTGAAAACGACGGCGGAGGCATGGAGCTACTAGGCATAAAAAACGGCAAAATTTACGTCCGCCTCACCGGCCACTGCCACGGCTGCGCGGCTAGCACTACTACGCTAAAATACGGCATCGAGCGCCAGTTACGCACGGATATCCACCCCGAACTTAGCGTCGTAAATATCCCTATCGGCGAGGAAGTTAAATTTGACTGA